The stretch of DNA GAGGGTACTATTTCAACGGATGTAAAGTAGTCTATTCGTGGGATTAATTCTGCATCAATGGACGTGCCTCGCGGGAAGCAATCTTGGTACCACGGTACTGCCTGCCGAACGGTAGCGCTAGACGTCGAGCAAATCACTCTGGAAACCGTACCTTTTGAGAGGTAAACTGCTCGCACGGACCATCAACGCCAGAAGCAGTCGCAGATCTCGCAGTTTGTGAGCGAAGTATTTGGCGACAAATCCTGCGAGTACCGATGAACTTCAGATTAACTTCGATCGACGATTCGCTGAGAGCTGACGCCGAGTCGCGACTCGCGGTTGACTGGATACTGCATACCAATCGTTTGATTAAACTGAAAGATGCTTACGGGAAATTTCGTACGAAATTGGAGAAACTCATGATGCGAATTGGCGCTGGTCGCGTGGTTACAGTTTTATCGATGTTCGTTGCATGGGCGATTGCGCCGTGTACGGCGAATGCTGCCGCGCCCGAGTCGACCGAATTCAAGGCGTCGTCGGCGCTAGCGGAATATGTTGCCAAGCCCGATGCGAGTTACCAATGGGTCAAGCGGCAGGAAGGTGCGCTGGGCAAGGGAAAATATGTCGAACTGATTCTCACGTCGCAAACGTGGCACAACACAGTTTGGAATCATCAGCTATACATCTATCTGCCGGAGAAAGTTGGCGACCATTCGCAAGGGCTTTTGCTCATCGAAGGGGGGAGTTGGAACGATTCGCTTGCCGCACCTCCCAAAGGGGACGAAAAATTGCCGACGGCGGCGGTGTTGATTGCCACGGTTGGCGATCACACTCAATCGCCGGTCGCCGTGCTGCGCCAAGTTCCACAGCAGCCGATTTTCGGCGGCCTGAAAGAGGACGGAGCGATCTCGTACACGTTCCAAAAATTCCTTGAAACCGGCGACCAAGATTGGCCACTGTTGCTGCCGATGGTCAAGAGCGCCGTTCGCGGCATGGACGCCGTTCAAGAGTTTGCCCGCGATACGTGGAAGCTCGAAATCAAGCATTTCCTCGTCTCCGGCGCGTCGAAGCGAGGCTGGACCACTTGGCTGACCGCCGCCGTCGATCCGCGCGTCAATGCGCTGGCGCCAATGGTCATCGACATGCTCAACATGCCCAGGCAAATTCCGCTTCAACTGCTGAGCTTCGGCGGCTATTCCGAACGGATTCACGAATACACCGATAAAGGTTTGCAAAAGTACCTCCTCACGCCGGAAGGTGGGGCGCTGCGAAAAATTGTCGACCCCTACAGCTATCGCACGCAACTCAAGCAACCCAAGCTGGTCATCCTGGGCACGAATGATCCGTATTGGCCGGTCGATGCGCTAAATATGTATTGGGACGGGCTCGTCGGTGAGAAGCACATTTTGTACGTGCCCAACGGCCAGCACGGCCTGCAAGACTATCCGCGCATGATCGGTTCGATCGCCGCACTGCACCAGTGCGTCGCCAACGGCCACAAGCTGCCGAAGCTCGACTGGAATTATGAAGATACCAACGACGGCGTGCGGCTGACCGTGAGTTGCGACGTCGAGCCAAAATCGGTTGCGGTTTGGACCACCGACGCTTCTTCGCGCGATTTTCGCCAATCGCGCTGGGTGGAAAATCCGGCAATTTCCAACGGCAACGACGGCAAGGCTTTTGCGGTCGAACTGCCAAAGCCCCAAACTGGTTTCTCCGCGGTCTTTGCCGAGGCTCACTTCAACGGCCTGTCGATTCCCTATTCGTTCTCAACCACCATCCGCGTTCTGCCGGGAATAGGATCGAAGTAGACCTGCCCCAGCGTGGCAAACTCCAACGATCCGCCGGAGCATGATGCCGCGAGAATGATCATAATCGTGCGTGAGTAAGTCTTGCTGGAGCAGGCTTCATCGCTGTCGGACTTGCCATTGGTCGAATCGCATCAACGGCACATTTTTTGCGCGGATTGCTTCGCGCGACAAAACGATCACGCTCATTCTATCTGGCTCACGACACATCGATTTTTCGAGCACCCGTTTACTGGCGGCTTATCGTACGACCACGGGCAACTCGGCAAAGCCGCTAGCAGGATAATGAGCCTTGCTGGCAGGTTGTTCTTGGCGAAGTTCGATCGCCGTTGTGCGTTTTAGAATTTCTTCCATACAGACGCGCATCTCCAGGCGTGCGAGCGGCGCGCCTGGGCAAACGTGCAAACCGGCGCCGTAGAGAAGGTTTTGATTCGGGTCACGGTCAAGGCGGAAGCAGTCTGGCTCATCAAAGACTCGGGCATCGCGATTGGCTGCGATCCAGATGAGCGAGATTCGCTCACCCGCCTCGAACTTTCGACCGTTGATCTCGACTGGCTGCGTGGTGACTCGTCGATTGGCCACCAAAGGGCCATCCAATCGCAGAATCTCATCAATGGCGGCAGGCAAGAGCGATAAATTGCTGCGTATTTGCGATTGAAGGTGCATACACTGAGCGAGGTAGTGAATCAAGATGCCAACCGACGCCGAGAGCGTGCCGACCTCGCCGACGGTCCAATTTCGTAGAATACTGGCGACTTCTTCGTGGCTTAAGGGTCGCCCCCAGACTTTCTCGTGCATCAACGAGGCGGTGACATCGTCTTCAGGCCGTGCTCCTGCTTCGAGGCGGCTTTCAATCAGATCATCCACGTAACTCTCGAATTCGCGCGCGATCTCGGACATGGCCTTGCGGTCTTGGTCAAAGGTCGCGGCATGGTTCTTATGAGTCCAGCGTATGAGTGGTTCTGCCAGTTCGATGGGCCAACCGAGAAAAGCACATTGTGCCTGCGCGGCAAACGGCAGGGCGAAGGCAGCCATCAGTTCCACTTGGCCAGCCTGCAGTACCTTTTGCACCAAGTCGGTGACGATCTCACGACATCGAGGTTCAAAGGCAGCCAACCGTTCGGCCGTAAAATACTTCTCGACGATGGCGCGATAAGCCGAGTGCTCAGGAGGGTCCATGCCGCCGGGCACCGATAAGTGATCCGATACGGCATTGCTAAAGGTCTCGTGATCGTGGAGGATTCGCTGCACATCGTCGTGGCGGAACACCGACCAGTGCATCAGTTCGCTGTAGGCCACGGGGCAGCGCTCCCGCATCGCGTCGTACGCTTCTCGCGGGTCGCGCAACACGTCTGCGTCTTTTGGGTTCCAATCCGATTTGTGCTTGTCAGTCATCAAATTTACCACGAGGTTTCCCACAAAAAACAACGATTGCCCGAAAGTTCAGCGATCAGCATCGGTCGCCGAAAGACTCATTCATTGCCAGCGCTGCTTCCGACGTCAGAAGCGCCGGCTTGGGCCGGTGCCGTGGTGGCTTGCGAGTGTCGCGTGAAAGCCATGCCAAGAAACAATCCATAAGCCGGCACTGGTGAGGAAAACGATATTAACGTCTAGTAGGGATGTGGGTAGTTGTACGCTATGGTAAATCAGGCTCGACACCGAGTCAACAACGAGTTGCCATGTTGCCGTTAGCCCGTCGGCTAGGCGTGCCGAGGTGATCGGCGCAATTCATTTCCGGTGGCTTGATAACTCGGCGTGCTGCGAGTCTCCAGCCGGCGAAGTGTTGCTGCGACCAATGCTTGGTCGATCCGCAAGCCAGACGTTGATTTCAGCGACAAGTTTCGCCGAATCGAGACCTTCGTACTCCGCGAAAGCGCCGACGGTCAACTCGTCGGGAACGCATCTTGTACGCTCCAAGTAACGCGTGCCGGTGGGGCGGAGGCGATCCTCGATCCAAGGATGTTCAGCAACGAGAACGGCCAGAGACGATCGCTTCGTGACGCGCCCGCGTTTGAGCACCGGATCGCTGTGGAACATGGTTGCCACCATGTTGACGGCGAATAACAGCAAGGCCGACCACTCCAAGAGCGCGGAAACCGGCATCACGTGGTATGCTATCGGAGTAAGCAGGGTCGCCAGTTCCGTGCCGACTCGCCACAGGTTGCCAACGCCAATGAGCAAGAGAATCGGAACCACCAGCCGGGGGATCGCCAGCACAGTTCGGTCGAGCACCGGCGCCATTCGCTGTCCGACGCCCAAAATGAGCGTAGTCATAAATCCCACCGTCAACGCATGACGGACGGCACCCATGTATGCGTGTGGTAGCGAGTTCTTGGCTACAGCCTCGTAGACGACTCCGCCGGCCATCAGTGCCAGCGATGCCAATAACCAGAAAAACGCCAGCGGTGGATAGTAGTCGAGCGGTGCATGCCCCTTCGCGTCACTGTGCGACGCGCGGCGTCGGCCAACGAATCCGCGATGACCGAAAGCAAACAGCACAGCGCCACTCACCAACAGCACGCTGCCGACGACCATGCTCAGGCTGCCCGAGACCGAGCGGGTTGCCAGGCACACAACAATCGCTCCGGCGTTGTGGAGCCAATGCGCCACCTCGATCGCCCAATCGCGCGTGGAACCGATCCGCAGCAAGCCGGGCAGCAGCATCTGGCCGAAACCATAGATCGAGTTCATCGCGAATCCGAACACGGCTAGTTCGATTAGCAATAGTCGCTGAGCATCGCTGTAAATGCCTGGCCCAGCGTCGCCGACGTTCCGACGCAGCCACGAGGTAACCACTGCCCACGCGGTAAGCCAGAGGCCCGACACAAGCACAGCGCGGGCCCACGTAGCGGGCCATTTGGTTCGCAGCAGTGCAATTTGCAGGCCCCAAAACCCCAACGACAGCAGCAACAGTGACGCCGCACTAATGAGGCCCAGCGGAGCGAATGATTCAGGAGCTAGGGACCAGAACATACTGCCGCCGACGCCCACGAGCGCTAGGGTTAGAAGCGCGCGACAAATCCAGACGCCATTTGGAAGTTGCACGACCCCTTGCATGACAGTGCGCAGCGCTACGCCCATCACGAACAGAACAACAAAGCCCCAGAGTTGGGCTTCGCCATGTGCGATCACGTAGGCGGCTGGAACGCCGCTGAATTGCCCCTGCATTCCAATCTGCCAGAGCAACCATGCTCCCCAGCCAGCACCGAGCGTGAGCGTCAAGGCCAATGCCGAAAGGATGAATCCATGATGGAGTCGCTCGGCGAATCGGCCGCGAAGTTCGACCGGCGCAGCAGTGGCCGCCCGCAACTCCGACAGCAGGCTGTCGAGCAAAAGGCCATTTCGCCGGGCAAAGTGTGTTAGTGGTTCCAGATGCCCGAAACGTGCCGGTGGGGCATCTTGTTCACCGTGACGGCGGAACACATCTTCTGCCGCTGGAAAGTCGGCAACCATCTGTCGCACGGTCATCTCGGGCCGAATCGCCTTGCGGGCGTACAAGCGAGGTATCATTTCTGTCCTGCC from Pirellulales bacterium encodes:
- a CDS encoding cytochrome P450, coding for MTDKHKSDWNPKDADVLRDPREAYDAMRERCPVAYSELMHWSVFRHDDVQRILHDHETFSNAVSDHLSVPGGMDPPEHSAYRAIVEKYFTAERLAAFEPRCREIVTDLVQKVLQAGQVELMAAFALPFAAQAQCAFLGWPIELAEPLIRWTHKNHAATFDQDRKAMSEIAREFESYVDDLIESRLEAGARPEDDVTASLMHEKVWGRPLSHEEVASILRNWTVGEVGTLSASVGILIHYLAQCMHLQSQIRSNLSLLPAAIDEILRLDGPLVANRRVTTQPVEINGRKFEAGERISLIWIAANRDARVFDEPDCFRLDRDPNQNLLYGAGLHVCPGAPLARLEMRVCMEEILKRTTAIELRQEQPASKAHYPASGFAELPVVVR
- a CDS encoding PhoPQ-activated pathogenicity protein is translated as MMRIGAGRVVTVLSMFVAWAIAPCTANAAAPESTEFKASSALAEYVAKPDASYQWVKRQEGALGKGKYVELILTSQTWHNTVWNHQLYIYLPEKVGDHSQGLLLIEGGSWNDSLAAPPKGDEKLPTAAVLIATVGDHTQSPVAVLRQVPQQPIFGGLKEDGAISYTFQKFLETGDQDWPLLLPMVKSAVRGMDAVQEFARDTWKLEIKHFLVSGASKRGWTTWLTAAVDPRVNALAPMVIDMLNMPRQIPLQLLSFGGYSERIHEYTDKGLQKYLLTPEGGALRKIVDPYSYRTQLKQPKLVILGTNDPYWPVDALNMYWDGLVGEKHILYVPNGQHGLQDYPRMIGSIAALHQCVANGHKLPKLDWNYEDTNDGVRLTVSCDVEPKSVAVWTTDASSRDFRQSRWVENPAISNGNDGKAFAVELPKPQTGFSAVFAEAHFNGLSIPYSFSTTIRVLPGIGSK